From the Thermovirga lienii DSM 17291 genome, one window contains:
- a CDS encoding PEBP family protein (PFAM: Phosphatidylethanolamine-binding protein~TIGRFAM: Raf kinase inhibitor-like protein, YbhB/YbcL family~COGs: COG1881 Phospholipid-binding protein~InterPro IPR005247: IPR008914~KEGG: kcr:Kcr_0969 PEBP family protein~PFAM: PEBP family protein~SPTR: Phosphatidylethanolamine-binding protein), whose protein sequence is MDFRLKIRAFEYGSKIPSKYTCEGEDVSPPIAWEDPPEGTESFVLIVDDPDAPSGTFTHWILWDIPKDKRFLEEGTQEGTPGRNDFGKIGYGGPCPPRGHGPHRYFFKLYAIDTPSLNLKKGSSRSNLEKAMKDHIIREAEYMGIYER, encoded by the coding sequence ATGGATTTCAGATTGAAGATAAGAGCCTTTGAGTACGGCAGCAAAATACCATCAAAGTACACATGCGAGGGAGAAGACGTTTCTCCTCCCATTGCGTGGGAAGATCCTCCAGAAGGAACCGAAAGTTTTGTGCTCATCGTAGACGATCCAGATGCGCCATCAGGCACTTTCACCCACTGGATACTATGGGATATCCCTAAAGACAAAAGGTTTCTCGAAGAGGGCACGCAGGAAGGCACCCCCGGAAGAAACGATTTTGGGAAGATTGGATACGGAGGACCTTGCCCACCTAGAGGACATGGACCTCACAGGTACTTTTTCAAGCTCTATGCCATCGATACCCCATCACTCAACCTCAAGAAGGGGTCGTCTCGCTCCAACCTGGAAAAGGCTATGAAGGATCACATAATAAGAGAAGCAGAATACATGGGCATTTATGAAAGATAA
- a CDS encoding oligopeptide transporter, OPT family (PFAM: OPT oligopeptide transporter protein~TIGRFAM: oligopeptide transporters, OPT superfamily; putative oligopeptide transporter, OPT family~COGs: COG1297 membrane protein~InterPro IPR004813: IPR004814~KEGG: tsi:TSIB_1774 oligopeptide transporter, OPT family~PFAM: Oligopeptide transporter OPT superfamily protein~SPTR: Oligopeptide transporter, OPT family;~TIGRFAM: oligopeptide transporter, OPT family; oligopeptide transporters, OPT superfamily) yields MDIKSYVPAEKSMPEYTVKAFVIGILLAAIMGATNAYLGMFAGMTVSASIPAAVISMAILMAFKDKNILENNMVQTAASAGESLAAGVIFTFPALIVMGKYTQFPYWLVTIISALGGSLGVLFTIALRRAFISEEKLPYPEGTACAEVLIAGDKGGSHAKPIFYGGLFGGLFKFLGSAGLWSSTIETAKMLGSKVLYFGSDLSVALVSVGYIVGLNIGFLVFLGGVIAWFIAIPIYVASTGNPDGLGALDLAWTIWSTKIRYMGVGAMVVGGLFSLLKLRSPISKGIKAGLEAARHRQSGKTLLRTEEDMPMNVVLVLIAAFIIPLFFLYTHVIGSMGVAAALAVIMLIVGFFGSAIAGYLAGVVGSSNNPVSGITIMSLLFTALLLKAIGLEGSEGMEATILVAAVICSAAAIAGDTMQDLATGHLVGATPKRQQVFEIVGTFFAALVMCPVLNLLIQAYGIAGTATAKEGALAAPQAFLMAKVTEGVFKGSLEWKMVFFGAGIAVALIIIDEILASKKAKFRTPVMPVAVGIYLPLSLGVPIFLGGLVKYAVNKAKGNGSGEDLADPGVLAAAGLIAGEALMGIMFAALIVLGKVPSIGFSNDLIGIALIAAIIAWLFKTGSKNNA; encoded by the coding sequence ATGGATATCAAATCTTACGTACCAGCAGAAAAATCTATGCCTGAGTACACCGTAAAAGCCTTCGTCATAGGTATTCTTTTGGCAGCCATAATGGGCGCCACCAATGCGTACCTGGGAATGTTCGCTGGGATGACCGTTTCTGCTAGTATTCCTGCAGCGGTCATATCCATGGCCATTCTAATGGCCTTCAAGGACAAGAACATCCTTGAGAACAACATGGTTCAAACTGCAGCTTCCGCAGGTGAATCCCTTGCAGCGGGCGTAATATTCACCTTCCCCGCCCTGATAGTCATGGGCAAATATACTCAATTCCCCTATTGGTTGGTAACCATCATTTCAGCTCTGGGGGGCTCCCTAGGGGTTCTTTTCACCATCGCACTGAGAAGAGCCTTCATATCGGAGGAGAAGCTCCCATATCCTGAAGGCACGGCGTGTGCTGAAGTACTCATAGCAGGAGATAAGGGAGGAAGCCATGCCAAGCCCATATTCTACGGCGGTTTATTTGGTGGACTCTTTAAGTTCCTAGGAAGTGCAGGACTTTGGTCAAGCACAATAGAGACGGCAAAGATGTTGGGATCCAAGGTGCTCTACTTCGGTAGCGACTTGTCGGTTGCTCTGGTAAGCGTAGGATACATAGTGGGCCTCAACATAGGCTTCTTGGTGTTTCTTGGCGGCGTCATAGCTTGGTTTATAGCCATACCTATTTATGTAGCCAGCACAGGTAATCCCGATGGATTAGGAGCGTTGGACTTGGCATGGACGATCTGGAGCACAAAGATACGATACATGGGCGTTGGAGCTATGGTTGTGGGAGGACTTTTCAGCTTGCTTAAGCTAAGATCACCTATATCAAAAGGCATCAAAGCCGGCCTAGAAGCTGCAAGACATAGGCAAAGCGGCAAGACCCTCCTCAGGACTGAAGAGGACATGCCCATGAACGTAGTCCTCGTTCTAATAGCGGCCTTCATAATTCCGCTCTTCTTCCTTTACACTCATGTTATAGGCTCCATGGGCGTAGCCGCCGCCTTGGCAGTAATAATGCTCATAGTAGGATTTTTCGGAAGCGCCATTGCTGGTTACCTCGCGGGAGTCGTAGGTTCATCCAATAACCCCGTATCTGGAATAACGATAATGAGCCTTCTTTTCACCGCACTGTTGCTCAAGGCGATAGGCTTGGAAGGATCAGAGGGCATGGAAGCCACGATCTTGGTAGCTGCAGTAATATGCTCCGCTGCCGCCATAGCCGGAGACACCATGCAGGATTTGGCCACTGGGCACTTGGTGGGGGCAACACCCAAAAGACAGCAGGTTTTCGAGATCGTTGGAACATTTTTCGCAGCCTTGGTGATGTGCCCCGTTCTTAACCTTCTCATACAGGCCTATGGAATCGCCGGAACTGCGACGGCAAAAGAAGGGGCCCTGGCAGCACCTCAAGCCTTCCTTATGGCAAAGGTCACAGAAGGGGTGTTCAAAGGCTCCCTTGAGTGGAAGATGGTCTTCTTTGGAGCAGGTATAGCGGTCGCTCTGATAATCATCGACGAGATACTCGCTTCCAAGAAAGCTAAGTTTAGAACTCCTGTAATGCCTGTAGCCGTTGGTATATATCTCCCCTTGAGCCTTGGCGTCCCCATCTTCTTGGGTGGGCTGGTCAAATACGCCGTTAACAAGGCCAAAGGTAACGGTTCAGGGGAAGACCTTGCAGATCCGGGAGTTCTCGCAGCAGCAGGATTGATCGCCGGAGAGGCACTGATGGGTATTATGTTCGCGGCACTAATCGTCCTTGGCAAAGTTCCATCCATCGGCTTCAGCAACGACCTCATAGGCATAGCGCTCATAGCAGCCATAATCGCCTGGCTATTCAAAACCGGTAGTAAAAATAATGCCTGA
- a CDS encoding hypothetical protein (PFAM: Coenzyme PQQ synthesis protein D (PqqD)~KEGG: tko:TK1780 hypothetical protein~SPTR: Putative uncharacterized protein), with the protein MPDKLEIYLNLVPIRNETIKLDEEEGSPVLLVPMDSLFDFLAIRRHGRYRRLKLDDLGAFVWRLCDGEKTVREIGEEVRNIYGDSAEPLYERLIYFLLELKKRHLLELK; encoded by the coding sequence ATGCCTGATAAACTTGAGATCTACCTTAACCTTGTGCCAATAAGAAACGAAACAATCAAGCTTGATGAAGAAGAGGGGAGTCCAGTCCTTTTAGTCCCTATGGACTCCCTCTTTGACTTTTTAGCCATTAGACGCCATGGAAGGTATCGTAGATTGAAATTGGATGACCTAGGAGCCTTCGTATGGCGGCTGTGCGATGGAGAAAAAACCGTACGGGAAATAGGAGAAGAAGTGCGTAATATCTACGGAGACTCAGCAGAACCTCTGTATGAGAGATTAATATACTTTCTACTTGAGCTTAAAAAAAGGCACCTTCTGGAGCTAAAATAG
- a CDS encoding acetylornithine deacetylase or succinyl-diaminopimelate desuccinylase (PFAM: Peptidase family M20/M25/M40; Peptidase dimerisation domain~TIGRFAM: acetylornithine deacetylase or succinyl-diaminopimelate desuccinylase~COGs: COG0624 Acetylornithine deacetylase/Succinyl-diaminopimelate desuccinylase and related deacylase~InterPro IPR010182: IPR002933: IPR011650: IPR002202~KEGG: ton:TON_1785 diaminopimelate aminotransferase~PFAM: peptidase M20; peptidase dimerisation domain protein~SPTR: ArgE/DapE-related deacylase;~TIGRFAM: acetylornithine deacetylase or succinyl-diaminopimelate desuccinylase) — protein MERFENVYGEVENLKGAMLETLAEMIKIPAISPNYGYEGEYDKAEKLLEIIKDWPFDKIERYDAPDERAKNGVRPNILAYYYGKDHDESSRLWVLSHLDVVPPGDLEKWTITDPFTPLIKDDKIYGRGSEDNGQSIVSSLYAVKALMNLGLRPKKTVVLAFVSDEETGSEKGLKWLMENHSELFRKDDLVIVPDGGNVDGSFIEVAEKSILWLRIKVVGKQVHASMPQKGMNAHRIALNLAYKLDKAFHEKYNAKDELFEPAISTFEPTMASNPADSPNIVPGEHTFIFDCRVLPNYKIDDILADAHNIAEELKKEFQDENLPEIHFEVLQRLDAPIPTDPNSKIVQSLKEALINLRGTNPKIGGIGGGTFAAHFRKLGIPAVVWATLDEMAHQPNEYAKISNIVEDAKTIAYLAIN, from the coding sequence ATGGAAAGATTTGAGAATGTTTACGGCGAAGTCGAAAACTTGAAGGGGGCCATGCTGGAAACACTGGCAGAGATGATAAAAATTCCCGCCATAAGCCCTAATTACGGTTACGAAGGAGAATACGACAAAGCAGAGAAGTTGCTTGAAATAATAAAAGACTGGCCTTTTGACAAGATCGAGCGCTACGATGCTCCCGACGAAAGGGCAAAAAATGGAGTAAGACCCAACATCCTGGCATACTATTATGGGAAAGACCACGATGAAAGCTCCAGGTTGTGGGTGTTGTCCCACCTCGACGTCGTCCCGCCAGGAGATTTGGAGAAATGGACCATAACTGACCCCTTCACGCCTTTGATCAAGGACGACAAAATCTACGGCAGGGGGAGTGAAGACAACGGCCAAAGCATCGTCTCATCTCTATATGCTGTAAAAGCGCTGATGAACCTTGGTTTGCGCCCCAAAAAGACTGTGGTGCTCGCCTTCGTGAGCGATGAGGAGACAGGAAGCGAAAAAGGCCTGAAATGGCTAATGGAAAACCACTCAGAGCTCTTCAGGAAAGATGACCTAGTTATAGTGCCTGACGGAGGCAACGTCGACGGCTCCTTTATAGAGGTAGCGGAAAAGAGCATACTATGGTTGAGGATCAAGGTGGTGGGCAAACAGGTCCATGCAAGCATGCCACAAAAGGGCATGAATGCCCATAGAATAGCGCTGAACCTCGCCTACAAGCTAGACAAGGCCTTTCACGAAAAATACAACGCAAAAGATGAACTTTTCGAACCCGCCATCTCAACCTTTGAACCCACTATGGCATCCAATCCAGCGGACTCACCAAACATTGTGCCAGGAGAACATACTTTCATCTTCGACTGCAGGGTTCTACCTAACTACAAGATAGACGATATCCTCGCAGACGCCCATAACATAGCGGAAGAACTAAAGAAAGAATTCCAGGATGAAAACCTTCCCGAGATTCACTTTGAAGTGCTTCAGAGGCTGGATGCTCCCATACCAACGGATCCAAACTCCAAGATTGTCCAATCTCTCAAAGAGGCTTTAATTAATCTGCGGGGCACGAATCCCAAGATAGGGGGAATAGGTGGCGGAACCTTCGCGGCCCACTTCAGAAAGCTGGGCATTCCTGCCGTGGTGTGGGCGACCTTGGACGAGATGGCCCACCAACCCAATGAATATGCAAAGATTTCAAACATCGTCGAGGACGCAAAAACAATAGCCTATCTAGCCATAAATTAA
- a CDS encoding histone family protein DNA-binding protein (PFAM: Bacterial DNA-binding protein~COGs: COG0776 Bacterial nucleoid DNA-binding protein~InterPro IPR000119~KEGG: aco:Amico_1079 histone family protein DNA-binding protein~PFAM: histone family protein DNA-binding protein~SMART: histone family protein DNA-binding protein~SPTR: Histone family protein DNA-binding protein), translating to MNKTELIQIVAKKTGLSNKKAAESVGALFEEIASSLAKGEKVQLAGFGTFEVRERAAREGRNPQDPSKTISIPARKVPAFKPAKALKDKVS from the coding sequence TTGAATAAGACCGAACTTATTCAGATTGTTGCCAAGAAGACTGGACTGAGCAACAAAAAAGCAGCAGAGAGCGTGGGGGCTTTATTTGAGGAGATAGCTTCTTCCTTGGCAAAAGGGGAGAAGGTTCAGCTGGCGGGTTTTGGAACCTTCGAGGTTAGGGAGAGAGCGGCCAGAGAGGGCAGGAACCCACAGGATCCCAGTAAGACGATAAGCATTCCTGCTAGGAAAGTGCCAGCTTTCAAGCCGGCCAAGGCCCTTAAAGACAAGGTTTCATAG
- a CDS encoding Pyridoxal-5'-phosphate-dependent protein beta subunit (PFAM: Pyridoxal-phosphate dependent enzyme~COGs: COG0031 Cysteine synthase~InterPro IPR001926: IPR005479~KEGG: cdl:CDR20291_1562 cysteine synthase A~PFAM: Pyridoxal-5'-phosphate-dependent protein beta subunit~SPTR: Cysteine synthase A), whose translation MLYESVLGAIGNTPVVKLSRLCKAWELEGQLFAKLENLNPGYSKKDRIALSIIEEAEASGMLSPGQPVVELTSGNTGTGLAIVCAVKGYPFVAVMSKGNSMERARMMKALGAEVVLVDQAPGSIPGQVSGEDLALVEAKTQEIVNELGAFRADQFVLEANAKAHELHTGEELWQDLDGQIDAFVDFVGTAGTFVGCARALKKHDPGIRCYLIEPASAPYLAGGEIRNPNHKIQGGGYCRDLPLLDPSLVDEYLTVTDDEAIEGARALAEIEGIFGGFSTGAHVFAAARLLRGKEKGNNIAFLVCDSGLKYLSTDLYV comes from the coding sequence ATGTTGTACGAAAGCGTTTTGGGAGCCATAGGCAACACGCCCGTGGTGAAGCTTTCCAGGCTTTGTAAGGCTTGGGAACTAGAAGGACAGCTTTTTGCAAAGTTGGAAAACCTAAATCCTGGCTATAGCAAGAAGGACAGGATAGCTTTAAGTATAATCGAAGAGGCAGAGGCCTCGGGGATGCTTTCGCCGGGACAGCCAGTAGTGGAACTTACTAGTGGCAATACAGGTACTGGCCTTGCCATTGTTTGCGCTGTTAAGGGTTATCCCTTTGTGGCTGTCATGTCCAAGGGTAACTCAATGGAGAGGGCCAGGATGATGAAGGCTCTGGGGGCGGAGGTGGTCTTGGTAGATCAGGCACCTGGCTCCATTCCGGGGCAGGTCTCTGGGGAGGATTTGGCTTTGGTCGAGGCCAAAACGCAGGAGATAGTAAACGAGTTAGGGGCCTTCAGAGCGGATCAGTTTGTGCTTGAGGCCAATGCAAAGGCTCATGAGCTTCATACGGGAGAGGAACTGTGGCAGGACCTTGATGGCCAAATAGATGCCTTCGTGGATTTCGTGGGCACTGCAGGTACCTTTGTTGGATGTGCAAGAGCTCTCAAAAAACACGACCCAGGCATAAGGTGTTACCTAATCGAGCCAGCTTCAGCCCCTTATCTTGCCGGAGGTGAGATTAGAAACCCTAACCATAAGATACAGGGAGGGGGATACTGCAGAGATTTGCCTCTTTTGGATCCTTCCCTTGTGGATGAGTACTTGACGGTGACCGATGACGAGGCCATTGAAGGAGCAAGGGCCTTGGCGGAGATAGAAGGTATTTTTGGAGGATTCTCAACAGGCGCTCACGTTTTCGCCGCTGCTCGTCTCCTGCGAGGGAAAGAAAAGGGGAACAATATCGCGTTTTTAGTCTGTGACTCAGGCCTGAAATATTTGAGCACTGATCTTTACGTGTGA
- a CDS encoding Nitrilase/cyanide hydratase and apolipoprotein N-acyltransferase (PFAM: Acetyltransferase (GNAT) family; Carbon-nitrogen hydrolase~COGs: COG0388 amidohydrolase~InterPro IPR003010: IPR000182: IPR001110~KEGG: drt:Dret_2425 nitrilase/cyanide hydratase and apolipoprotein N-acyltransferase~PFAM: Nitrilase/cyanide hydratase and apolipoprotein N-acyltransferase; GCN5-related N-acetyltransferase~SPTR: Nitrilase/cyanide hydratase and apolipoprotein N-acyltransferase) encodes MGNREKDHSTLNLRTLRVEDYEDIRKIMDLIYPDMGGAWTKKQFESMVERFPEGQLGIEYEGHVVAAALSLIIDSTVYGDRHTYKQIVGDGTLKNHDPDGDYLYGIDVFVHPDYRDMRLGRRLYDARKELCETLNLKGIIIGGRIPGYAKYASSMKPGEYVRMVENREITDPVLTFQLSNDFHVKRIVPGYWPADTKSKGYGVILEWHNIYYEEKKSLIKRVKTYVRLGVVQWQMRLFASFDDFMQQVEFFVDAVSGYKADLVLFPELFNVPLIAHYDQKDPAEAMRLLAQYTEPMREALVKMALSYNINIVSGSVPEYKDGALYNVCFLCRRDGTWDKQYKLHITPDEYMTWGLQGGDELKVFDTDVGKIGILVCYDVEFPELPRILADMGMTILLVPYWTDTRNGYLRVRHCAQARAIENECYVAITGSVGNIPKVENMDIQYSQSAILTPADFAFPHDAVAAEATPNTEMALIADLDIDLIKELRTSGSVRSLQSRRDDLYKVQWLKKGGRRG; translated from the coding sequence ATGGGTAATAGAGAAAAAGATCATTCCACGCTAAATCTAAGGACTCTTCGAGTTGAGGACTACGAAGACATAAGGAAGATAATGGATCTTATATACCCCGACATGGGGGGAGCGTGGACGAAAAAACAGTTTGAGAGCATGGTGGAAAGGTTTCCTGAGGGGCAACTTGGCATAGAGTATGAGGGGCACGTGGTGGCGGCAGCCCTTTCTTTGATCATCGATTCCACGGTATATGGAGATCGTCACACTTACAAGCAGATAGTGGGGGATGGAACTCTTAAAAATCATGATCCGGACGGAGATTATCTCTACGGCATAGATGTCTTTGTGCACCCTGACTACAGGGATATGCGCCTTGGTCGGAGGTTGTACGATGCAAGAAAGGAGCTTTGCGAGACCCTAAACCTAAAAGGGATAATCATAGGGGGCCGAATCCCCGGGTATGCCAAGTATGCTTCGTCCATGAAGCCTGGAGAGTACGTTAGGATGGTCGAAAACAGGGAGATAACCGATCCAGTTCTAACTTTTCAGCTGAGCAATGACTTTCATGTCAAGCGGATAGTACCAGGTTACTGGCCAGCGGACACCAAGTCCAAGGGATACGGAGTTATCTTGGAGTGGCATAACATATACTACGAGGAAAAGAAAAGCCTTATAAAAAGGGTCAAGACCTATGTTCGCCTGGGTGTGGTCCAGTGGCAGATGCGACTCTTTGCGTCTTTTGACGATTTCATGCAGCAGGTGGAGTTTTTCGTGGATGCTGTCTCGGGTTACAAGGCCGACCTGGTTCTGTTTCCTGAGCTTTTCAACGTTCCCCTGATAGCCCACTATGACCAGAAGGATCCCGCTGAGGCCATGCGTCTTCTGGCCCAGTACACCGAACCTATGAGAGAGGCCCTCGTAAAGATGGCATTGAGCTACAACATAAACATAGTCTCCGGAAGCGTGCCAGAATATAAGGACGGAGCCCTCTACAACGTGTGTTTCCTGTGTAGAAGGGACGGAACATGGGATAAGCAGTACAAACTCCACATAACTCCAGATGAGTACATGACCTGGGGGCTGCAGGGAGGAGACGAACTCAAGGTATTTGACACCGATGTGGGGAAGATAGGCATATTGGTGTGCTACGACGTTGAGTTCCCAGAGCTTCCTAGGATACTGGCTGACATGGGAATGACGATCCTTTTGGTGCCTTATTGGACCGACACCAGGAACGGTTACCTCAGGGTGCGTCATTGCGCCCAAGCCAGGGCCATAGAGAACGAGTGTTACGTGGCCATAACGGGCAGCGTTGGAAATATTCCCAAAGTGGAGAACATGGATATTCAGTACTCCCAATCCGCCATCCTTACCCCAGCCGATTTTGCTTTTCCCCATGATGCCGTTGCGGCGGAAGCCACTCCCAATACGGAGATGGCATTGATAGCCGACCTCGACATAGATTTGATAAAGGAACTCAGGACCTCTGGAAGCGTAAGAAGCTTACAGAGCCGAAGGGACGATCTTTACAAGGTTCAATGGCTGAAAAAAGGAGGAAGGAGGGGATAG
- a CDS encoding transcriptional regulator, GntR family (PFAM: Bacterial regulatory proteins, gntR family; FCD domain~COGs: COG1802 Transcriptional regulators~InterPro IPR000524: IPR011711: IPR000835~KEGG: ctc:CTC02468 GntR family transcriptional regulator~PFAM: GntR domain protein; regulatory protein GntR HTH~SMART: regulatory protein GntR HTH~SPTR: Transcriptional regulator, GntR family) yields MDSVLKAIPEETYVPVRVIVYETLREAIFRRELKDGDKLVESELAEKLKVSRTPVREALRMLESEGLVERIPRKGLFVKGLSKEDIIEIYSIRQALEAVAIRAVCKNITDEELAELKKLYAQMEDAFEKGDDNKLSALSQKFNEAIVAPSNMPRLLSLITTYHEYLSRLRSLSFSRSLRKVQALKEHGQILEAVSERDADKAERLVKEHLENAIKTLTIEFPQTKEEPSNNL; encoded by the coding sequence ATGGATTCCGTGCTGAAAGCCATTCCTGAGGAGACTTACGTACCAGTAAGGGTCATAGTCTACGAAACTTTACGAGAGGCCATCTTTCGCCGGGAACTCAAAGACGGCGACAAGCTGGTCGAAAGCGAGCTCGCCGAAAAGTTGAAGGTCAGCCGCACCCCTGTAAGGGAAGCTTTACGCATGCTTGAGTCAGAAGGACTTGTGGAAAGGATCCCCCGCAAGGGACTTTTCGTGAAAGGATTGTCCAAGGAGGACATAATAGAGATCTACTCCATAAGGCAGGCGCTGGAAGCCGTTGCCATAAGAGCAGTTTGCAAGAACATCACTGACGAAGAGTTAGCAGAGCTAAAAAAGCTTTACGCACAAATGGAAGATGCATTCGAAAAAGGCGACGACAACAAACTTTCCGCTCTTTCCCAAAAATTCAACGAGGCCATAGTGGCCCCTTCCAACATGCCCCGACTACTCAGTCTTATCACCACGTACCACGAGTATTTAAGCAGACTTAGATCCCTGTCCTTCAGCAGATCCTTGAGAAAAGTTCAAGCCTTGAAAGAGCATGGCCAGATACTCGAGGCAGTATCAGAACGAGACGCTGACAAGGCAGAACGACTGGTAAAAGAACATCTTGAAAACGCCATAAAGACCCTTACCATAGAATTCCCCCAAACAAAGGAAGAACCGTCGAATAACCTTTAG
- a CDS encoding putative lipoprotein (PFAM: Tripartite tricarboxylate transporter family receptor~COGs: COG3181 conserved hypothetical protein~InterPro IPR005064~KEGG: bcg:BCG9842_B4344 putative lipoprotein~SPTR: Putative uncharacterized protein), producing the protein MKGNFKKLVSLILISAFMLSLVGVASAAWKPTRPIEIVAPAGPGGGWDTLARVVKKALEEEKLVDQPIIVTNMPGGGGATGWTYLKGKKGKGEYLAVNSSLILLNNLLGKSKLTFRDFTVLANLQAEWETIAVKSDAPYSDLKSFFEALKTNPDDMPIGVGPTLGNDDHIQFLMLAKKYGVDPATVKFVVYPETAAGQIPALLGGHIKAITISLGETLEQVKAGNLKLLGVSSPERLDILPDVPTYKEQGVDLVFPHWRGIMAAPGLSDEQVAFWDSTLKKMVESKTWKESLKNLGWDQFYQNAAEYKAYLEEQEKEIKDLLTRVGLIKQ; encoded by the coding sequence ATGAAGGGTAATTTCAAGAAATTGGTTTCGTTGATTTTGATTTCAGCTTTCATGTTATCCCTAGTTGGAGTGGCGAGCGCTGCGTGGAAACCCACCAGGCCCATAGAGATAGTGGCTCCTGCGGGACCTGGTGGCGGTTGGGACACTCTTGCGCGCGTGGTGAAAAAGGCTCTTGAGGAAGAAAAACTTGTGGACCAGCCCATCATCGTCACCAACATGCCTGGCGGTGGCGGGGCCACCGGCTGGACGTACCTAAAGGGCAAAAAAGGTAAAGGAGAATACCTTGCAGTCAACTCCAGCTTGATCCTCCTGAATAACTTGCTTGGTAAAAGCAAATTAACTTTCAGGGATTTCACTGTTCTGGCAAACTTGCAGGCCGAATGGGAGACCATAGCGGTAAAGAGCGATGCTCCCTACTCCGACCTCAAGAGCTTCTTCGAAGCTTTGAAGACTAACCCCGACGACATGCCCATAGGCGTTGGCCCTACCCTTGGCAACGACGACCACATCCAGTTTTTGATGCTGGCCAAAAAATACGGAGTAGATCCAGCTACCGTCAAGTTCGTGGTCTATCCTGAGACCGCAGCTGGCCAGATTCCAGCGCTCCTGGGAGGCCACATAAAAGCCATAACCATAAGCCTTGGAGAGACGCTAGAGCAAGTAAAAGCCGGCAACTTGAAGCTCTTGGGCGTATCCTCCCCAGAACGCCTGGACATACTCCCTGATGTTCCCACCTATAAGGAACAGGGAGTAGATTTAGTGTTCCCCCACTGGCGGGGCATCATGGCCGCCCCTGGCCTTTCCGATGAACAAGTCGCTTTCTGGGATTCAACCCTCAAGAAGATGGTAGAAAGCAAGACCTGGAAAGAGTCCCTAAAGAACCTGGGTTGGGACCAGTTCTACCAGAACGCAGCAGAGTACAAGGCTTACCTAGAGGAACAGGAAAAAGAGATAAAAGACCTTCTGACAAGGGTTGGGTTGATCAAACAGTAA